A genomic region of Camelus ferus isolate YT-003-E chromosome 35, BCGSAC_Cfer_1.0, whole genome shotgun sequence contains the following coding sequences:
- the NET1 gene encoding neuroepithelial cell-transforming gene 1 protein isoform X1, whose translation MEPELAARKQGRPRRRSRRASGLSAGGATEPLADTPGPGPDGRYSLRRGSSFTFLTPGPHWDFTLKRKRREKDDDVVSLSSLDLKEPSNKRVRPLARVTSLANLISPVRNGAVRRFGQTIQSFTLRGDSRSPASAQKFSSRSTVPTPAKRRSSALWSEMLDVSTKESLTTKEIKRQEAIYEMSRGEQDLIEDLKLARKAYHDPMLKLSIMSEEELTHIFGDLDAYIPLHEDLLARIGEATRPGGAVEQIGHILVNWLPGLNAYKGYCSNQLAAKALLDQKKQDPRVQDFLQRCLESPFSRKLDLWSFLDIPRSRLVKYPLLLKEILRHTPKDHPDVQLLEEAILIIQGVLSDINLKKGESECQYYVDKLEYLDEKQRDPRIEASKVLLCHGELRSKHGHKLHIFLFQDILVLTRPVTRNERHSYQVYRQPIPVQDLVLEDLQDGDVRMGGSFRGAFSNSDKAKNIFRVRFQDPSPGQSHTLQANDVFHKQQWFNCIRTAIAPFRQAPGPAEPQGAPPPQLPAACAADSAAQGGADRDASQAGGAGSGRAARAQAGSRRARDRDRAQGGERRRETVV comes from the exons ATGGAGCCTGAGCTGGCGGCCCGGAAGCAGGGCCGGCCGCGGAGGCGAAGCCGCCGGGCCTCCGGGCTCAGCGCGGGCGGCGCCACGGAGCCTTTGGCCGACACCCCCGGGCCGGGACCTGACGGCAG ATACTCCCTTCGGAGAGGTAGCTCCTTCACATTTTTAACACCTGGCCCCCATTGGGACTTCACTTTG aAAAGAAAACGAAGAGAGAAAGATGATGACGTCGTCAGCCTTAGCAGCCTTGATCTGAAA GAGCCAAGCAATAAAAGAGTTCGACCTCTAGCTCGGGTCACGTCCTTGGCAAATTTAATCTCTCCTGTAAGAAATGGAGCCGTCAGACGCTTTGGTCAAACCATACAG tcgtTTACCCTTCGTGGTGACAGCAGATCCCCAGCTTCTGCTCAGAAGTTTTCGAGCAGATCAACAGTCCCCACGCCTGCCAAGAGGAGAAGCAGTGCCCTGTGGTCGGAGATGTTAGACGTCAGCACAAAGGAGTCTCTCACTACCAAAGAGATCAAGCGTCAGGAG GCAATATATGAGATGTCCCGAGGTGAACAGGATTTAATCGAGGATCTCAAGCTGGCAAGAAAG GCCTACCATGACCCCATGTTAAAGTTGTCCATTATGTCAGAGGAGGAACTCACGCACATATTTGGTGATCTGGACGCTTACATACCTCTGCACGAAG ATCTGTTGGCAAGAATAGGAGAAGCAACCAGGCCTGGCGGAGCTGTGGAGCAGATCGGCCACATTCTTGTGAACTGG TTGCCAGGCTTGAATGCCTACAAAGGCTACTGCAGTAACCAGCTGGCAGCCAAAGCTCTTCTCGATCAAAAGAAGCAGGATCCGAGAGTCCAGGACTTCCTCCAGCGATGTCTTGAGTCTCCCTTCAGTCGAAAACTAGATCTTTGGAGCTTCCTAGATATTCCTCGTAGCCGCCTTGTCAAATACCCCTTACTGCTGAAGGAAATCCTTAGACACACTCCGAAAGACCACCCCGACGTTCAGCTTCTGGAGGAGGCT ATACTGATAATACAAGGCGTTCTCTCTGACATCAACTTGAAGAAGGGGGAGTCGGAGTGCCAGTACTACGTCGACAAGCTGGAGTACCTGGACGAGAAGCAGAGGGACCCCAGGATTGAAGCCAGCAAGGTGCTGCTGTGCCACGGGGAGCTAAGGAGCAAACACGGGCAC AAACTGCACATTTTCCTGTTCCAAGACATCTTGGTCTTGACTCGACCTGTTACACGAAATGAGCGTCACTCGTACCAGGTTTACCGGCAGCCGATCCCGGTCCAGGACCTGGTCTTGGAAGATCTGCAGGACGGGGACGTGAGGATGGGAGGGTCCTTTCGAGGGGCTTTCAGCAACTCCGACAAAG CTAAAAATATCTTTCGAGTTCGCTTCCAAGACCCCTCTCCAGGCCAGTCGCACACTCTCCAAGCCAATGACGTCTTCCACAAGCAGCAGTGGTTCAACTGCATCCGAACCGCCATCGCCCCTTTCCGGCAGGCCCCCGGCCCGGCCGAGCCGCAGGGCGCGCCGCCGCCCCAGCTCCCCGCGGCGTGCGCGGCGGACAGCGCGGCTCAGGGCGGCGCCGACCGCGACGCTTCCCAGGCCGGCGGCGCGGGCAGCGGGAGAGCGGCCCGCGCCCAGGCTGGCTCCCGGCGAGCCAGGGACAGGGACCGAGCGCAGGGCGGCGAGCGGCGGAGGGAGACGGTGGTGTGA
- the NET1 gene encoding neuroepithelial cell-transforming gene 1 protein isoform X2 yields MVAHDEVGGLLPIKRTIRVLDVNSQSFREQEEPSNKRVRPLARVTSLANLISPVRNGAVRRFGQTIQSFTLRGDSRSPASAQKFSSRSTVPTPAKRRSSALWSEMLDVSTKESLTTKEIKRQEAIYEMSRGEQDLIEDLKLARKAYHDPMLKLSIMSEEELTHIFGDLDAYIPLHEDLLARIGEATRPGGAVEQIGHILVNWLPGLNAYKGYCSNQLAAKALLDQKKQDPRVQDFLQRCLESPFSRKLDLWSFLDIPRSRLVKYPLLLKEILRHTPKDHPDVQLLEEAILIIQGVLSDINLKKGESECQYYVDKLEYLDEKQRDPRIEASKVLLCHGELRSKHGHKLHIFLFQDILVLTRPVTRNERHSYQVYRQPIPVQDLVLEDLQDGDVRMGGSFRGAFSNSDKAKNIFRVRFQDPSPGQSHTLQANDVFHKQQWFNCIRTAIAPFRQAPGPAEPQGAPPPQLPAACAADSAAQGGADRDASQAGGAGSGRAARAQAGSRRARDRDRAQGGERRRETVV; encoded by the exons ATGGTGGCGCACGATGAGGTCGGGGGTCTCCTGCCTATTAAAAGGACCATACGGGTCCTGGATGTTAACAGTCAGTCCTTCAGGGAGCAAGAG GAGCCAAGCAATAAAAGAGTTCGACCTCTAGCTCGGGTCACGTCCTTGGCAAATTTAATCTCTCCTGTAAGAAATGGAGCCGTCAGACGCTTTGGTCAAACCATACAG tcgtTTACCCTTCGTGGTGACAGCAGATCCCCAGCTTCTGCTCAGAAGTTTTCGAGCAGATCAACAGTCCCCACGCCTGCCAAGAGGAGAAGCAGTGCCCTGTGGTCGGAGATGTTAGACGTCAGCACAAAGGAGTCTCTCACTACCAAAGAGATCAAGCGTCAGGAG GCAATATATGAGATGTCCCGAGGTGAACAGGATTTAATCGAGGATCTCAAGCTGGCAAGAAAG GCCTACCATGACCCCATGTTAAAGTTGTCCATTATGTCAGAGGAGGAACTCACGCACATATTTGGTGATCTGGACGCTTACATACCTCTGCACGAAG ATCTGTTGGCAAGAATAGGAGAAGCAACCAGGCCTGGCGGAGCTGTGGAGCAGATCGGCCACATTCTTGTGAACTGG TTGCCAGGCTTGAATGCCTACAAAGGCTACTGCAGTAACCAGCTGGCAGCCAAAGCTCTTCTCGATCAAAAGAAGCAGGATCCGAGAGTCCAGGACTTCCTCCAGCGATGTCTTGAGTCTCCCTTCAGTCGAAAACTAGATCTTTGGAGCTTCCTAGATATTCCTCGTAGCCGCCTTGTCAAATACCCCTTACTGCTGAAGGAAATCCTTAGACACACTCCGAAAGACCACCCCGACGTTCAGCTTCTGGAGGAGGCT ATACTGATAATACAAGGCGTTCTCTCTGACATCAACTTGAAGAAGGGGGAGTCGGAGTGCCAGTACTACGTCGACAAGCTGGAGTACCTGGACGAGAAGCAGAGGGACCCCAGGATTGAAGCCAGCAAGGTGCTGCTGTGCCACGGGGAGCTAAGGAGCAAACACGGGCAC AAACTGCACATTTTCCTGTTCCAAGACATCTTGGTCTTGACTCGACCTGTTACACGAAATGAGCGTCACTCGTACCAGGTTTACCGGCAGCCGATCCCGGTCCAGGACCTGGTCTTGGAAGATCTGCAGGACGGGGACGTGAGGATGGGAGGGTCCTTTCGAGGGGCTTTCAGCAACTCCGACAAAG CTAAAAATATCTTTCGAGTTCGCTTCCAAGACCCCTCTCCAGGCCAGTCGCACACTCTCCAAGCCAATGACGTCTTCCACAAGCAGCAGTGGTTCAACTGCATCCGAACCGCCATCGCCCCTTTCCGGCAGGCCCCCGGCCCGGCCGAGCCGCAGGGCGCGCCGCCGCCCCAGCTCCCCGCGGCGTGCGCGGCGGACAGCGCGGCTCAGGGCGGCGCCGACCGCGACGCTTCCCAGGCCGGCGGCGCGGGCAGCGGGAGAGCGGCCCGCGCCCAGGCTGGCTCCCGGCGAGCCAGGGACAGGGACCGAGCGCAGGGCGGCGAGCGGCGGAGGGAGACGGTGGTGTGA